TTATGGGTGGAGAAAAGTCTGGGTTCCAGGAGAATAACTTATGGTCAGAATCTGGCAACTGCTTGGTTTCGAACTACTGACCGTCTCTCAGCAGTGTCGAAAGTCTAGTGGAACATCACAGTAGTATCTCCTTGTGTGCAAGATCGTCAACTAATttaaaatgtgtataatatCAATCTAGATTTATGTTCAGTGTATGTTCAGAAAGACAACCTGATTAGGgaataatattatattgatattgagTATTCAATGTAATGAAACAGCATATTTGGATCCTTGAGAATTGCATGCCGAAACATACAAGACAGATGAATATGGAATTTTAAACTCTTTACAATGTGCTGTGCTAGAACAAAATGCTTTCCTAATTGTGATACACAACAGAACAATTTTGATACTTTATACTCTAAAAAGCTTTAATAATTCATGTACATCAAATTCTCTACTTTGATTACGCAATTTATTTTCTTcacaaaatcattttaaatgataataGTGCTGCTGGTCATGAAAAAAACTAAGTTAATTGAGTTCAAGGCCCAgccaagttatctccctttgaatACTGATACAAACACCTCttctattatattatatataggctATACCAAGCAGATTGATATAATAGAAAGGAACATAAATCACAAGTATACCTCAATGTGCTATGATTATGCATTAgcaaatacatttatattgaaattaaacttatttgaataaatttgaaacaaatatttttcaaaaaacaagtatcaaattaaaatgaacCAGTTCAGTATTgcacatgtatacattcaaAAGTATCAAACTCTAATTTAAATGCTACaatacattatcattatacacCATAACcgttcaagatttttttttgtatcgtggtaattaatatatcaattaaaaaaaaaacaaaaaaaaactatgcAGATAACTTTACATGACACCAACTGATTAAATAATTTTCACATCTACCCAGCTGTTTCTCTTTACTAGGACAATATAATTCTAATTTTCATACcgtaattgtacatgtatctatacaGCCGAAAACATATCAGGGTCAAAATATAATAGAACTTTTAGTAGGTTTCTTCTTTGCTTGAAGCAATTTGATTTGTGTATTGTCCATTTAACAGACAGTTTCAGATTAttgaggaaagccagagtactaATGCagagagaaaaaacaccgaacAACAGTCAGTACCACGCAACTACCCCACATGAGATTCTAACTCGCATTCTAGAGGTGGCAGATTTGTGGTTATACATTGGGACATCCAAACGAGTAAAATTAAACATGCCTTGCTAACTGAACTATACTACTTCTTCATACTGTTTATGaatgattgaaatattttcaatcaAGAAAGTAAGGttaatcaaaatatatcaaaagagTAAGGTGAGTAAGTATTAAAATAGAACCATTCATTCACatacaaatttataacaaataaattCTAAAAAAAGTATCAAGAATTCCAAGCATAGGCATTAAACATTGCTCACACTCTTACCGATACTGTATTTAACCAAATAAGCGCCcataatgtttataaaatgaaatggattttttataaaattattgcaaTAAGGAAGCCATCAATAAATTTGCAAAAGGAATCAAGTATTCAGTCTGTATTCAATTTGAGGTATCaaatgaaattgaggcctcaaaaaggggaacTGGAGTGCTTGAAGGGGtgtgggcacttattgggtctaATACAGTAACAAATCTACTACCCTCAACAAAGGTAAAGGTTCACAGATTTTGTTGAaatagaagtaaaaaaaaacctatctattattattttaatattgatattcttAACAAGATTTACCGTACAgatgaatatatttttcatataaaaacatcACATTACAGAACATCATTTTCAAAGTATccgaaaaaataaaatcaaatgttagaagattttcatttttttttttccaaattgcATTAATCCACTCCACTTGATTTGTATCTTATAATTACACCAGACTGAATTACAGGTAAACAAAAACCAAACTCTGATGAGCAAGTTTTTATTTCACACAGAATTCAATCTTATTGTCTATAGATTTATGTTGGAGAACTTTAccatttttttgcaaatatttattttacactaacATGTTCACTAGAGCAGATAGCTCTgtattacagtacattgtaaacaacatATTGATATGATTTCACCAACATACATTCCTTCCTTTGGTATTCACCATTTAGGATCAATAaggaaattttttaaaaaaagtaataaCCATGgtatctatttttagtaaacgtcccatgtactgtaaaccactttattATTCGTAAGATATAGAAAATGTTTTACAGAATAGTTTTAAAAGGGGGCTTGACATTGCAATTGAAGTTTCTTGCcaataattgtatataaaacatgtgcaatttataagattacttGATTGATAATCAAGGACTCTTCATTGcaaatgtttatgtttgtgCATAAATGTAGAAAAGAACAAAGATGCTAAATACAGTAAACACAAAAATTAAGTGGTATATAGTAATTTTCCATTTCAAACCTGTTGGATGGCAGTAAATTATCAACCTTCAGATGATAATAGGttgttatgtatgttttcatattaacttattcacccctgaaactATATAATAAACTGTTCCAGCTTTAGTTTTGGGAGATTTCAAATAAGGTTTCAGGGGTGAAAAGGTTTGATATAAGGTGATAATTTAATTCCAAACTggaaactttttttataaactgaagataaatttgattttcaaacaGCAAGAAAAAAGGGTTCATGGTTTCAAGCTAAAGAATTCAATTACATATTTGTGTCACAGAACTTTGTACTCAATACAAATTCATAACTGAGTATTACACTATCTCtgcttttgatattataaactGGCAATGTTGTACCAGGGAtgaatttatttctatataaggatagaatttccatgaaaaaaaaaatcttcatgcTAAAGAATTCAATTTTATATCTCTGATATTGAATATATCTTCCTTATATACAAATAAGTCAATATTTGCTTTATTTGACACTAGCTCTATCATACAGGAGGGTCCTTGTGTCCAGATTCCCTTTGCTGTAAACTGAAATGATGAGATGAAGCCTGCTCAAAGTTCCCCGAATTGGGAGCCCCATAACTTTGGGCCGAGGAACTCGAGGATTGACCtggattttcaaaatttgagGATTGTACTTTGAATTCTTGTATATCTGCCACGTTGAATGGTTTCCCTTGGGGGTCAAAAGATGTCTGCAAATGCATGGGTGGTTGGAAATGTTTACTTGAGGTGTCTAAGTAACCTTTGGCATGCATATCAAACTCGGTAGGAGAGATATGGTAGTCTGGTTTTTGTTGATATCCTTGGTGGTAGGGTTTGACTGTGACATCCTGACTGGATACCTGGGGTGGACTatacccagaggtggagggagGGTACTGGGCCTTTCCTGACACAATACAATGTTCATCATCCTTTCTCACATCATCTGGACTCCCTGGATCACTTTCCTCTGTGTCATCATCATCTTCCTCCTCATCGCTCTCAGCTGTTATTTCCAATTTCTTTGATGACACATCGTCTTGACTACCAGTTGTTTTGCTATCTATTTTTTCCACCTCTGATAACATTGGCTCTTCGCTGTATGTATCAGAAGGCAGCAGGCCAATCTTACTACAGTCCTGACCTTCAGTGAAATTTGGTGGGATTGGTGGTGCCATACCGGCGGCTGACATATCCAGAATATGTGGTACAACCTCAATCCTAGCACTGTCTTCTTGTGGATTGTTGGTCATATAGCCCACGCGGGACCTCCCTGTTTCGTTGTTGGCCGTTTTGAAAGATTTGATAGAGTAACGTGACTTCCAACTCTGTAGCCATCCATTGGACGCCTTAAAGTCGGGCATCCTGAGCTCTTGTGCATACTTTAAAGAACGTTCTTGTATCATCGTACCAGACACTGGGACCCCTCTGGCACGAGCCTCAAGATACCAACTCCACATGAAGCGGTTCAGTTGCTCAAACTTACATGAGTTGTGAAAACGACGCTTATTCAAGTCAGCATTTTCCTCGTATTGCTTCATGTAGAAATCTGATTTCTTCAGGATATCGGATACTGTTGAACGTCCTAGTCCATATTTCATTGCAAATGCCTTCTGACGAGGTCTTGGCGATGTTTTGTATTCTCTGATCAGCTCAATCTTCTTTTCCAGTGGCAGCTCCATTCGGCTTTTCTTTTTCTGGGCCTGTGGTCGCACCATGTACATTGCCCAGTCTTCATTTCCAAAACTAGAAAGGAAAGTAGACCATCTCAGCTTTTGCTTTATTTATTATTAGCATATACTAGAATGTAcatttttcaataaatgtttCTTTCCAACATAACATCTTAAACCAATTTttcatacaatatcataatacattTAGTTGTACATAACATTCAGCGAAGGAAACACAATTTTTTAAGCCTGACAGAAAGTGAGTAATTTATACCACAACGTGTGGACATAATACTATACCAAATAAGTAACTTTATGGACATAATACTACACCAAATAAGTAACTTTTAATGACAAAATACTACACCAGATAAGTAACTTTATGGACAAAATGCTACACCAGATATAAGTAACTTTATGGACAAAATACTACACCAGATAAGTAACTTTATGGACAAAATACTACACCAGATAAGTAACTTTATGGACAAAATACTACACCAAATAAGTAACTTTTAAGGACAAAATACTACATCAGATAAGTAACTTTATGGACAAAATACTACACCAGATAAGTAACTTTTAAGGACAAAATACTACACCAGATAAGTAACTTTATGGACAAAATACTACACCAGTTAAGTAACTTTTAAGGACAAAATACTACAGCTGATAAGTAACTTTTAAGGCCAAAATACTCTACCAGATAAGTCACTCTATGGACAAAATACTACCAGATAAGTTACTTTTAAGGACAAAATACTCTACCaaataagtaacttttaaaGACAAAATACTCTACCAGATAAGTCACTTTATGGACAAATTACTACATCAGATAAGTAACTTTTAAGGACAAAATACTACACCAGATAAGAAATTTTATGGACAAAATACTACACCAGATAAGTAACTTTATGGACAAAATACTACACCAGATAAGTaactttatttacaaaatactaCACCAGATAAGTAACTTTATGGACAAAATACTACACCAGATAAGTAACTTTTAAGGACAAAATACTACACCAGATAAGTAACTTTTATGGACAAAATACTCTAccaaataaataagaaaatacttTATTTGACAAAATACTCTACCAGATAAGTAACTTTAATGGACAAAATACTACACCAAATAAGTAACTTTTAAGGACAAAATACTACACCAGATAAGTAACTTTTAAGGACAAAATAATCTAccaaataaataacttttaatgACAAAATACTCTAACAGATAAGTTACTTTATGGACACAATACTCTACTAGATAAGTAACTTAATGGACAAAATACTCTACTAGATAAGTAACTTAATGGACAAAATACTACACCAAATAAGTAATCTTTAGGACAAAATACTCTACCAGATAAGTAACTTTTAAGGACAAAATACTCTACCaaataagtaacttttaaaGACAAAATACTCTAACAGATAAGTCACTTTATGGACAAAATACTCTACCAGATAAGTCACTTTATGGACAAAATACTCTACCTGATAAGTCACTTTATGGACAAAATACTCTACCAGATAAGTCACTTTATGGACAAAATGCTATACCAGATAAGTAACTTTTAAGGACAAAATACTCTACCaaataagtaacttttaaaGACAAAATACTCTACCaaataagtaacttttaaaGACAAAATACTCTAACAGATAAGTCACTTTATGGACAAAATACTCTACCTGATAAGTCACTTTATGGACAAAATACTCTACCAGATAAGTCACTTTATGGACAAAATAAGTCACTTTATGGACAAAATACTCTACCTGATAAGTCACTTTATGGACAAAATACTACACCAGATAAGTCACTTTATGGAGGAGATGATATCATATAAATCCCCCCCCCCAATCtaatggatttaacaatgttatacagctttgtgatgtttataacatcagcattgtatcttTCACATGTGAAGCACGAAACAATAAAGTGTATTAAAGGAAAGAAGGCATATGCACTAATTTTGACAAATACAGTACTAAAAATTCCAGATAACAATGTTAACATGGGTATAGGCCCAACATGAGTGAACAGATATAGTAATACTCATGGTCAGTGATAATAGATCACTATTCTGTGTACACCGGTGAAGATCATGAAATGAGATATCTGGTCAATTCTAAAACATTTCCCTTGTACAGatgattatttaaaatatatttcacccAGATAAACAAGTAACTGAAAATGACTGAACATTGAATGACACATACTGCGAATATATTCTGTTACTGTAATACCATACATACTATgcaaatttttttcaaattcagattTTAAACCCATGAAAATGACCAgagaaaaacataagttttgtatatataccaagatatttattgacagaaaaaaaatccttcgAAGATAtttattgacagaaaaaaaatccttcgATTTCAAATGAACCCTGCATTCCGTCTCTGTATAATCTTGTCGACATGGTGACACCCAATATATCCTGACCCAACTGACACTTTGATGAATCAATCAAATCTGTGACGCCATGGAGCaacatgaccaaattttcgCCAATTCAATTTGTTCCTTTCTGTGCtcataacaaaattaaacaactgtCACCTTcataaaattgaacaaaaacaCTCATTTTACATAATAATTGGCACATGTAAagatgatattaaaatgttccTGATTTTTCCTTCCGTTCCCAAGTGCCCCTGATGAGGGCTAATTAACAAAATGGACCCAATTGGCATTGGAATTGGTGGACAGCATGTTCTAAGCTTTCTCAACATATCCACTTGTTGACTAAGTTCCACAGATACATTCATACcagtaaattaataaataaaccaTTTTCATATGTGTTTAAATTTCATATCGGAAGAGTGTAATTATACTAAAAACTTAACTCTCTGTATCAGGTTAAGGAGTTTTGTGATTATAAACTCTAAGAACACTTCCacttttaattttgtaaacatatattttcaaaGTTGAAACAATCAATCCCCAACTTTAGGGTGTACTCGGCCCaaagatcatgaaacaatcttaagtCTCAGACAGTCTTTAGCTTAGACTTGGCCAATCACAGAAGACATTACAAAAAGGTAAGTTTAAGACTGTGTCATAATCCTGGGGCCAGGAACTTGGTAGATTTCCTTTAGATATACAGTATCAATAATCATCgcataacaaacttcaattactAAAGAATACAACACATAGTGACTAAAATGAGCTAAAAGTATTTATGAAGAACAAATCTTTTCCTTGTCTTTAAGAAGGAATCAATTTGTTCACCTTGATTAAACAAAATTGTCTTCGATACaactacaggtaattatagaggatcttacatgagtgactaTATTCTCCATATCTTGCGAAAGCctacagaaaattttgaacATCTAATGTGAAACTACCATTATCTGTCCGATGGAACTGATACAGAGAGAACATGAAAGTAG
The DNA window shown above is from Argopecten irradians isolate NY chromosome 8, Ai_NY, whole genome shotgun sequence and carries:
- the LOC138329345 gene encoding uncharacterized protein isoform X1, with product MANSAEAGGLTNTPMLEQVFVNPDHSSQVLYQLSELWRDKKLCDATIEVGPVKVYVHRLVLLAACPYLLTVGGQHEVSILEVKLPMTVGLEGLNVFLTYLYDGVLHLTSGNLRSVEKLTKILKVTSIQKFCQEFRDSNKETGVADKLSTDYSLKMTNSSLQIIFSEIQSEMKRENTEAEPDTPSKRPRMNLDKLSAALQKKSGQSESGKDSERCHSVSSSMPSETQHDDSSSDPLMMQVKEEPVSDYEDDDDGGYSEDTSESFGGTTDFVRQAPYDTRPFPKEPSATSSNKLPVNIPPPPSLQKRPSFKQKSFPPSAQSSETDVASETDTGPEGSSVDATKVLKNIVKSMPEMAMNLGTSSEMGDDNKPSFGNEDWAMYMVRPQAQKKKSRMELPLEKKIELIREYKTSPRPRQKAFAMKYGLGRSTVSDILKKSDFYMKQYEENADLNKRRFHNSCKFEQLNRFMWSWYLEARARGVPVSGTMIQERSLKYAQELRMPDFKASNGWLQSWKSRYSIKSFKTANNETGRSRVGYMTNNPQEDSARIEVVPHILDMSAAGMAPPIPPNFTEGQDCSKIGLLPSDTYSEEPMLSEVEKIDSKTTGSQDDVSSKKLEITAESDEEEDDDDTEESDPGSPDDVRKDDEHCIVSGKAQYPPSTSGYSPPQVSSQDVTVKPYHQGYQQKPDYHISPTEFDMHAKGYLDTSSKHFQPPMHLQTSFDPQGKPFNVADIQEFKVQSSNFENPGQSSSSSAQSYGAPNSGNFEQASSHHFSLQQRESGHKDPPV